From Cydia splendana chromosome 12, ilCydSple1.2, whole genome shotgun sequence, a single genomic window includes:
- the LOC134795599 gene encoding uncharacterized protein LOC134795599 isoform X1 has product MSYSKNARKLPDISKSSLHTDTREAEGVTACNASESCTYAVTVSKKSSGTAEESPLCSGQKSFISIHSTDQLCQVADIENPADLDECNVEVISLNEVFPSTSEESLSDDEEPQRKERNRTKKPIRKHEKTAYVPTNSKSSTGSRQKEPMEGQTSVYSDFDIPKNTMYVVGSDPGEAKKSYQDPPKKISKTMKKLLRNIDKHKTEQNSKSEKQALSKLTMRSILKDGRCGPECTGDSVQPSDDYSPDDHNIPPFMEFEPATNYASYVKQNPDKNVTFNTQVVIIHFTGDLCVGQSVETLSKEKDQQARNSELRKTFLNKYNEHWPTQK; this is encoded by the exons ATGTCATACTCGAAGAATGCCCGTAAACTACCGGATATCAGTAAATCATCGTTACACACAGACACACGTGAGGCGGAAG GAGTGACTGCTTGCAATGCATCTGAGAGTTGCACCTATGCTG TGACCGTGTCAAAAAAATCAAGCGGCACAGCGGAGGAATCCCCACTCTGCTCTGGCCAAAAATCTTTCATCAGTATCCACTCAACCGACCAACTATGTCAAGTGGCCGACATCGAAAACCCCGCCGACCTCGACGAGTGCAACGTCGAAGTCATCAGCCTCAACGAAGTATTCCCATCCACATCAGAAGAGAGCCTGTCCGATGACGAAGAACCtcaaagaaaagaaagaaaccGTACTAAGAAACCTATCCGCAAACATGAAAAAACAGCCTACGTACCGACAAATAGCAAGTCTTCGACTGGCTCTCGGCAGAAAGAACCGATGGAGGGTCAGACGTCGGTGTATTCGGACTTCGATATACCAAAGAACACGATGTATGTGGTTGGGAGCGACCCGGGAGAAGCGAAGAAGTCGTATCAGGATCCGCCGAAGAAAATTTCGAAGACG ATGAAGAAGCTGCTCCGAAACATTGACAAGCACAAGACTGAGCAAAACAGCAAAAGCGAGAAACAAGCACTCAGCAAGCTGACAATGAGGAGCATTCTGAAGGACGGGCGCTGCGGGCCGGAGTGCACCGGAGACTCCGTTCAGCCCTCCGACGACTATTCAC ctgACGACCACAACATTCCACCATTTATGGAATTCGAGCCAGCAACGAACTACGCCAGCTACGTCAAACAGAACCCAGATAAGAACGTCACCTTCAATACGCAAGTGGTCATCATTCACTTCACAGGCGACCTCTGTGTGGGGCAAAGCGTAGAAACGCTAAGCAAAGAGAAGGACCAACAAGCCCGTAATTCTGAACTTAGAAAAACCTTTCTCAACAAGTATAATGAACACTGGCCCACTCAGAAGTAA
- the LOC134795599 gene encoding uncharacterized protein LOC134795599 isoform X2 — protein sequence MSYSKNARKLPDISKSSLHTDTREAEVTVSKKSSGTAEESPLCSGQKSFISIHSTDQLCQVADIENPADLDECNVEVISLNEVFPSTSEESLSDDEEPQRKERNRTKKPIRKHEKTAYVPTNSKSSTGSRQKEPMEGQTSVYSDFDIPKNTMYVVGSDPGEAKKSYQDPPKKISKTMKKLLRNIDKHKTEQNSKSEKQALSKLTMRSILKDGRCGPECTGDSVQPSDDYSPDDHNIPPFMEFEPATNYASYVKQNPDKNVTFNTQVVIIHFTGDLCVGQSVETLSKEKDQQARNSELRKTFLNKYNEHWPTQK from the exons ATGTCATACTCGAAGAATGCCCGTAAACTACCGGATATCAGTAAATCATCGTTACACACAGACACACGTGAGGCGGAAG TGACCGTGTCAAAAAAATCAAGCGGCACAGCGGAGGAATCCCCACTCTGCTCTGGCCAAAAATCTTTCATCAGTATCCACTCAACCGACCAACTATGTCAAGTGGCCGACATCGAAAACCCCGCCGACCTCGACGAGTGCAACGTCGAAGTCATCAGCCTCAACGAAGTATTCCCATCCACATCAGAAGAGAGCCTGTCCGATGACGAAGAACCtcaaagaaaagaaagaaaccGTACTAAGAAACCTATCCGCAAACATGAAAAAACAGCCTACGTACCGACAAATAGCAAGTCTTCGACTGGCTCTCGGCAGAAAGAACCGATGGAGGGTCAGACGTCGGTGTATTCGGACTTCGATATACCAAAGAACACGATGTATGTGGTTGGGAGCGACCCGGGAGAAGCGAAGAAGTCGTATCAGGATCCGCCGAAGAAAATTTCGAAGACG ATGAAGAAGCTGCTCCGAAACATTGACAAGCACAAGACTGAGCAAAACAGCAAAAGCGAGAAACAAGCACTCAGCAAGCTGACAATGAGGAGCATTCTGAAGGACGGGCGCTGCGGGCCGGAGTGCACCGGAGACTCCGTTCAGCCCTCCGACGACTATTCAC ctgACGACCACAACATTCCACCATTTATGGAATTCGAGCCAGCAACGAACTACGCCAGCTACGTCAAACAGAACCCAGATAAGAACGTCACCTTCAATACGCAAGTGGTCATCATTCACTTCACAGGCGACCTCTGTGTGGGGCAAAGCGTAGAAACGCTAAGCAAAGAGAAGGACCAACAAGCCCGTAATTCTGAACTTAGAAAAACCTTTCTCAACAAGTATAATGAACACTGGCCCACTCAGAAGTAA
- the LOC134795600 gene encoding methyltransferase-like protein 22 isoform X1: MGCPSSLRSVRNKFTFVLRVVKMPELTVTSEIYGEYKYNTKITPLIEGNVISEFPFLLPKNDHKPQFDDDKDLDIERPKKELIKIEHSSKTKLALVGLQVWRGAFLIGDLLIHLGVKGALKDKTILELGAGTGLTSFIAGIYAKKVICTDINLGGILDLIKLNTKYNEKLIKAEFRVDALDFTDTAWSQQLSKDIRDTDIIIAADVVYDDDVTAAFVATVQKILDTNPPKTLYMALEKRYVFTIEHMDSVAPCYETFLNLLDKVKNGSNWTVEQMPLDLPKYFTYDRVKELVLWKISSA; encoded by the exons ATGGGCTGCCCTTCCTCATTGAGATCAGTTAGAAACAAGTTCACATTTGTTCTTAGAGTTGTAAAG atgCCGGAACTAACAGTGACTTCAGAGATTTATGgagaatataaatataatactaAGATTACACCACTGATTGAAGGAA ATGTTATTTCGGAATTTCCATTTTTGCTGCCCAAAAATGACCACAAACCTCAATTTGATGATGACAAAGACTTGGACATTGAAAGACCTAAAAAAGAATTGATTAAAATTG AACACAGCTCTAAAACTAAGCTAGCCCTAGTTGGTTTACAAGTATGGAGGGGGGCATTTCTTATAGGAGACTTGCTCATCCATCTAGGAGTGAAAGGAGCCCTTAAAGATAAGACTATCTTGGAACTGGGAGCTGGGACTGGCCTGACCAGCTTTATTGCTGGAATATACGCCAAGAAAGTTATATGCACTG ATATAAACCTAGGTGGTATATTAGATCTTATTAAACTGAACACCAAGTACAATGAAAAGCTGATAAAAGCGGAGTTCAGAGTGGACGCTTTAGACTTCACCGACACGGCTTGGAGCCAGCAACTCTCTAAGGACATCAGAGATACGGACATTATTATAGCGGCCGATG TTGTATACGACGATGATGTGACTGCCGCGTTCGTTGCGACAGTACAAAAGATCCTCGACACTAACCCACCTAAAACCCTATACATGGCGCTAGAAAAACGCTACGTCTTCACGATAGAACACATGGACTCCGTCGCTCCGTGTTACGAGACATTCCTCAATCTATTGGATAAAGTAAAGAATGGATCCAATTGGACTGTAGAGCAGATGCCTTTAGATTTACCTAAATATTTCACTTACGATAGGGTGAAAGAGCTGGTTCTATGGAAAATATCTTCTGCCTAG
- the LOC134795600 gene encoding methyltransferase-like protein 22 isoform X2 — protein MEMPELTVTSEIYGEYKYNTKITPLIEGNVISEFPFLLPKNDHKPQFDDDKDLDIERPKKELIKIEHSSKTKLALVGLQVWRGAFLIGDLLIHLGVKGALKDKTILELGAGTGLTSFIAGIYAKKVICTDINLGGILDLIKLNTKYNEKLIKAEFRVDALDFTDTAWSQQLSKDIRDTDIIIAADVVYDDDVTAAFVATVQKILDTNPPKTLYMALEKRYVFTIEHMDSVAPCYETFLNLLDKVKNGSNWTVEQMPLDLPKYFTYDRVKELVLWKISSA, from the exons ATGGAA atgCCGGAACTAACAGTGACTTCAGAGATTTATGgagaatataaatataatactaAGATTACACCACTGATTGAAGGAA ATGTTATTTCGGAATTTCCATTTTTGCTGCCCAAAAATGACCACAAACCTCAATTTGATGATGACAAAGACTTGGACATTGAAAGACCTAAAAAAGAATTGATTAAAATTG AACACAGCTCTAAAACTAAGCTAGCCCTAGTTGGTTTACAAGTATGGAGGGGGGCATTTCTTATAGGAGACTTGCTCATCCATCTAGGAGTGAAAGGAGCCCTTAAAGATAAGACTATCTTGGAACTGGGAGCTGGGACTGGCCTGACCAGCTTTATTGCTGGAATATACGCCAAGAAAGTTATATGCACTG ATATAAACCTAGGTGGTATATTAGATCTTATTAAACTGAACACCAAGTACAATGAAAAGCTGATAAAAGCGGAGTTCAGAGTGGACGCTTTAGACTTCACCGACACGGCTTGGAGCCAGCAACTCTCTAAGGACATCAGAGATACGGACATTATTATAGCGGCCGATG TTGTATACGACGATGATGTGACTGCCGCGTTCGTTGCGACAGTACAAAAGATCCTCGACACTAACCCACCTAAAACCCTATACATGGCGCTAGAAAAACGCTACGTCTTCACGATAGAACACATGGACTCCGTCGCTCCGTGTTACGAGACATTCCTCAATCTATTGGATAAAGTAAAGAATGGATCCAATTGGACTGTAGAGCAGATGCCTTTAGATTTACCTAAATATTTCACTTACGATAGGGTGAAAGAGCTGGTTCTATGGAAAATATCTTCTGCCTAG
- the LOC134795600 gene encoding methyltransferase-like protein 22 isoform X3 has protein sequence MPELTVTSEIYGEYKYNTKITPLIEGNVISEFPFLLPKNDHKPQFDDDKDLDIERPKKELIKIEHSSKTKLALVGLQVWRGAFLIGDLLIHLGVKGALKDKTILELGAGTGLTSFIAGIYAKKVICTDINLGGILDLIKLNTKYNEKLIKAEFRVDALDFTDTAWSQQLSKDIRDTDIIIAADVVYDDDVTAAFVATVQKILDTNPPKTLYMALEKRYVFTIEHMDSVAPCYETFLNLLDKVKNGSNWTVEQMPLDLPKYFTYDRVKELVLWKISSA, from the exons atgCCGGAACTAACAGTGACTTCAGAGATTTATGgagaatataaatataatactaAGATTACACCACTGATTGAAGGAA ATGTTATTTCGGAATTTCCATTTTTGCTGCCCAAAAATGACCACAAACCTCAATTTGATGATGACAAAGACTTGGACATTGAAAGACCTAAAAAAGAATTGATTAAAATTG AACACAGCTCTAAAACTAAGCTAGCCCTAGTTGGTTTACAAGTATGGAGGGGGGCATTTCTTATAGGAGACTTGCTCATCCATCTAGGAGTGAAAGGAGCCCTTAAAGATAAGACTATCTTGGAACTGGGAGCTGGGACTGGCCTGACCAGCTTTATTGCTGGAATATACGCCAAGAAAGTTATATGCACTG ATATAAACCTAGGTGGTATATTAGATCTTATTAAACTGAACACCAAGTACAATGAAAAGCTGATAAAAGCGGAGTTCAGAGTGGACGCTTTAGACTTCACCGACACGGCTTGGAGCCAGCAACTCTCTAAGGACATCAGAGATACGGACATTATTATAGCGGCCGATG TTGTATACGACGATGATGTGACTGCCGCGTTCGTTGCGACAGTACAAAAGATCCTCGACACTAACCCACCTAAAACCCTATACATGGCGCTAGAAAAACGCTACGTCTTCACGATAGAACACATGGACTCCGTCGCTCCGTGTTACGAGACATTCCTCAATCTATTGGATAAAGTAAAGAATGGATCCAATTGGACTGTAGAGCAGATGCCTTTAGATTTACCTAAATATTTCACTTACGATAGGGTGAAAGAGCTGGTTCTATGGAAAATATCTTCTGCCTAG